Genomic window (Brachyhypopomus gauderio isolate BG-103 unplaced genomic scaffold, BGAUD_0.2 sc179, whole genome shotgun sequence):
TTCTACGCTCACGTAACCTGTTGTCGAGCCTGACCGTAAGCTCAATAAACGCATCCAGATCAGTGGGTAGGTCCCGGAGGGCTAGCTCATCTTTGAGACCCTCATCTAACCCTTCTAGATAAGCCGCTGTAAGGGCTTGGGCCTCCCAACCGCTCTCCGCGGCCAAAGTACGGAATTCAATGGAGTGGTCGGCCACCGTACTCTTGCCCTGGCGTAATTTCAACAGCCTTGACCCTGCTTGGCCACCGGATGCAGGGTGGTAGAACGTGCTCCTCAAGGCTTGGGAGAACCGTTCGAAACTCGAGCACACATCGGGTTGGTTCTCCCATACTGGCGTAGCCCAGGCCAAAGCCTTGCCAGAGAGCAATGTGAGGACGTAGGCTACCTTGGCTTTCTCTGTGGGAAACCTTAGTGGCTGCTGTTCAAATATCAGGGCACATTGCAACAAAAAACCACGACATTCACCGGATCCGCCTGCAAAACGTGCAGGTGAAGGCAGAGCAGGCTCATAGTGAGCAGGCGTGGCTGAGGGCACAGCCAGCGGCGGACTGACAGGAGCAGCTGGGGGTTGGCTAACGTTCTGCAGGGCCACCGTAACGTTTTGTAGCTGTTCTAGTACGTGTTGCAGCATTTGATCTTGTTTGCCTATAGCCTGCCCTTGTACGGTTAATGCGAGTTTCATTCGCTCTATGTCGTGAGACTCGGCTGGGTTCATGATTAGGCTGAGTTGTTCTGTCAGAACGGGAGATGTAGGGGACGGAATCTCCCGCGGTTGTTTTATGATGGCGAACCCAAGCGCCTCGTCCGTACACTGAATAATCGCACGAGCGCGAGGGAACAAAGACTCGGCGCGCTGGGTATTCAGTGCTGACGTAGAGGGTGAAACTGAAAGTAATCGCGGAGAAACTCGATGCGTGTAacgggggaaaacagaaaacaatcgcGGAATACTCAACGCGAGAAACGGGGGAAAACAGAGAACAATCGCGGATTAACTCAACGCGTGGCGAACACACAGAAAACCAAAAGGAAAAAACAAGGACGCCAGGGAAGGTAGCTGGCTAGCTGGCAAACGCCGCGaggaacaaaaaacccttcccaaaaccaaaaccaaacggacaggaagaataacagcgggaggaaaacttgagagaggccagggagcggcgcaggaggtaagaACTCGAATGGACAGggatacaaacaaaacaactgaaacgaataagaggcagggtggcgagacaccgAGCAGAGACAACAGGGAAATGGCGTGAGGTTGACGACATGAAGCAGACAACTCAGCGGTGAGGCACTGCGTCTGTCATCCTTATAAAGACGGGATGACAGGTGAAAGCCATTACCGCTGATTTGTCTGAGGTCTGACTCgcgggctcctcctggtggcaaCCGGAGGGGCCGCCCTGGGACCAGCCCTGACACAAATCAGGTGTTCTTCAGCAGCCTAATTCCTGCCGGAATTAATGACTGCCGGAAGCTCTCGGTCCTGCAGTACAGAGAGAGGAGTCTATCACTGCAACTGCTCCTCTGAGTTGCCAGAGTGCCTTGCAGAGGGTATCTGCTATTATTGAGGATTTTCCTTATGGAAAATAAGGAATTATTCATTCTAATTCTAGGATATTAAACAAATGTAGTTTTCAAATGTTTTCAAACAGATTCAAGGACAAAagtccatccattatctgtacCATTATCTGTACTGCGTGATGTGAGAGCAAGGAGTCATAGGCAGGTCCatattatattacatattaTTAATCGCCTTGACAATTCGTTGCATCAGAACGAGCGATCAAACAGGTCTCAACTACACACAACATGAGGGCAAGGCATTAACACAaagacattacacacacacggtgggaAACGCACACAATGTACACATTCATGAAATGATACAGGGGGAACCTAACTAACAACATGAATGATTAAAAGTGACACACACCAATActgacacaaacatgacatGCGAGACCAAAGAAAATCCGCAGGCGGCCGCGGGTGATCATGGGTAGTGACATTGTCCTGCCAGTACCACAGGGCTGACGTTACAatatgtttatatgtatgtTATTATATATGCTAAGTCACTATCATAATTTTTGTATGAAGTGCCTGTGCTCATTCTATCCTGCATGTCTTAGTATTGTAGATAAATATACTGTACAGAACTTGTGGGAAAGGTCTGTGTTACGATAAAGCCCCTGACCCcttccctttgggcgtgtgtttatgtcgtctacgtctagtcaTCTGTCTCATCATCACGCGgggattatgtggtctgtctattcagtgtgcgttcgcgcagtgtcccgtgctcgtctttgtttgagtctgtCTACGTTACACGTCTAAGTGTtaaacgtgcgctgtctgcactATTTGTGTCCTTAATAAAGTGACGTTGAAGTCTGCGCGCTGGAgttcgtgcctcgtccttccgcCGGCAAATGATTGACAAATTATTTGACTTTTTGAAAAGTCAAAACATTAAGAGAtgtaacatttaatttttttggtcAGTTACAATTTGAGAAGTTTTCCATGGCCATTTGTGTTaatggtgtttgtgttttggtgtttgACCCCATCAGGCAGGACTTCACAGATGATGCATTTTCTTACACACCAGTGGATGCTGACCTCCTGCACAGAGTCTCACAAAGACACAAAACCAGCATGAAGAACAAGTATGAGAGCTTATATGAAGGAATCAAAACATCAGAGAATAAAACCCACCTGGACACGTTttacacagagctctacatcacagagggagaCAGTGAAAGAGTGAATGAGGAACATGAGGTTATAAAGATGGAGAAAAATCCCAGAAAACACAGAAAGAAAGACACTCAAATTAACTGTTCAGACATCTTTAAACATGTACAAAGTCCTGAACGAGAAACAGAAGAAGCGAAAATCAGAGTTGTGCTGACTAAAGGAATTTGTGGAATTGGGAAAACTGTCTCTGTGCAGAAGTTCATTCTGGACTGGGCCGAGGGAAAAGCCAATCAAGATGTAGATTTCATGTTTTTGTTTCCATTCCGGCAGCTGAACTTAATTAAAGATAACCACTACAGTTTTTATGAACTTCTGTGTGACTTATATCATGAAATAAAAGATTTGGACCCAGAAAAATTTTACTCATGCAAAGCTGTGTTCATatttgatggtctggatgaaAGCAGAATTTCTCTGAACCTATTGAGTGAGAAAGTGTCCAACATCACCATGACATCATCAGTGGGCGTGTTGATGACAAACCTCATCAGAGGAGAACTGCTTCCATCTGCCCTCATCTGGATAACCTCCagaccagcagcagccaatcagatccctcctCAATACGTCAACCGTATGACAGAAATTCAGGGATTCAATGACCCACAGAAGgaggagtacttcaggaagaAAATCAGTGACCAAGATCAAGCTGAGAAAATCATCTCACACATTAGGACAGCAAGGAGCCTCCACATCATGTGCCACATACCAGTGTTCTGCTGGATCTCAGCTACTGTGCTTCAGCAAATCATGAAACAAACCAAGCAAACAGAAATCCCTAAAACTCTGACTGAGATGTACTCACACTTTCTGTGCATTCAGACACATATGATGAATGAGAAATATGACATGAAGAGTGAGACAGATGAAATAAAGCTTCTACAATCCCACAGATCCCTGATTGTGAAACTGGCTGAACTGGCTTTCAAACAGCTAAGAAAAGGAAATGCGATGTTCTATGAAGATGACCTGAGAGAGTGCGGGATTGATGCCTCTGATACCTCAGTGTACTCTGGGATGTGCACTGAGATCTTTGGGGAGGAATCTGTGCTTTTCCAGAGGAAGGTCTACTGTTTTGTACATCTGAGCTTTCAGGAGTTCCTGGCAGCATTCTATTTGTTTCACTGCTATGTAATTAAGAACCTGGTGCATGTCAAAAGTTTTATTCCACCTCACTGGGAAAAGTACACAAGGTCCAGCCCCAATGTGTGGACTAAGGATAACAAACTGCATGATCTGCTGGTGTTTGTAGTGGATGAAGCTGTAAAGAGTGAGAATGGACACCTCGACCTTTTCCTCCGTTTTCTGTTGGGCatctcactggagtccaatcagaGACTCCTACGTGGACTACTGTCATACACGCTGACCAGCTTAGAGAGCATCAATATGACAGTGAAGTACatcataaaacaaataaaaacaaaggaCCTCCCAACTGAGAGATCAATCAACCTGTTCCTCTGTCTGACTGAAATGAGAGATATGTCACTATCCATAGAAATTCAGGAGTATTTAAACTCAGAGAAACAGTCAGAAAACTGGTTCTCTCCTGCACACTGCTCAGCCATTGCCTACATGCTGCAGATATCAGAGGAAGTGCTGGATAAGATGGAACTGAAGAAATTCAACACATCAGAAGAGGGATATCGGAGACTGTTACCACTTATAGCAAAATGCAGAAAGGCTCTGTGAGTGATGAAACTAATGTAATATCTATAATACATTAATATAGTGGAGTACTGATTAAACAGTAGTATTGTACAATAGTTAAAGACATGGAATTATTTCTAGGTGTCAGCATTACCACTTCTGGCCACCTCACTGGAATACTAGTGTGGTCCCAATATAATTACATCGAAGTCACCCGTTTCCAATTTCAGCTATCAATCTCCCTACAACAACTGTGTTTTGTCTACACAGTAGTTTTAATTAACAATCGGTTTCTTGCTTTATTATAATCTTTTCTGTATCCTGACCTTTGATTTAATTTTTCATCTCTGATCACTGTCTAGCCTCAATTATATGTTTGCTGCTTTTTGCTGACTGTCCTCTCCAGTTTATGatcttgctgttttttttttggatttcTCTTTGCTTTAATCTGCCTGTTTTCTCTAAAATGATTAGCTGCATAGGAATCCTTTGTGTTCCTGAGTCTCACCTGTTAGACTAGGAAAGATATAACTGTTTTTAACAAGCCCTCAGTAaatccccccaaccccccccccccccctccccccccctttATCTAAGTGTTTGTTACACGTGgccattaaccctaaccctatgggACAAGGGGAGGAAGACACAGGGAGAGCATATCTTAGCAACATGATCACTAAAAATGGTCAGTCACATTGCTTTAAAATGGTCACATCAAacacaacaataaaaaaattgATCTAGTGTTAACATAAGCTAACAATTTGCTAGACATTCAGGTGTTATCTAGCTAGTTGGAAAAGTATGAGACTTCAACAAGAAAGATACCATGACACCCCACCACAAACATAAAGCAAACCCTAATTTCTCTGCCATTGTCATCTCTCACCTTTGTAACCTTTATAACTGAATCTCAACATATTTTAACTCtgaactttattattataaccTTACAGATTAGCTGACTGTAATCTCACCTCAAGATTAAGTGAAACCATCTACAATGCTCTGACATCAGAGAACTCCCAGCTGAATGAACTGGACCTCAGTAACAATGACTTTCAGGATTTAGGAGTGAAGAAGCTTTCTGATGGACTGAAGATTTCACAttgtaaactggagattctcaggtggGCTCTCTGTGAATTCATGCctgaattaaataaataaaaccaagATGTGATATTTTAAACATTGTGCCTCAGGATAAAATATTTAATCTTGAATATTAGGTAttgtatatttttttgttttctttacttTCTGAGCCTGAACTCTTTCTCTATTATTTGTTTCAATATGTCCTATTGAAACTTTAGTATGCACTTTATTGtaacgggcagggagtgcgaacttaaaaggaagcgatcacgccaagtctcagagaAAATGCATGGTTTAATGAATAACATGCACAAACCAAAGCCTCATGACATGAGCCAatttaaggatataataaccagcagtcaactggtacaaagaaaagacatatatagatggaCAATCAACCATCAGGTGGTGGCCTGGTAATAGACCCCGCCCACATCGTGACATTTATTTTCTTTGACTTTGCAGGTTAGCTGGCTGTAATCTCACACCAGTCTGCAGTGAACATCTCAGCTCTGCTTTGGAATCAGAAAACTCCCGGCTGAGAGAACTGGTTCTAAGTCACATTGACTTTcaggattcaggagtggagaagCTCACTACAGCactgaagagttcacactgtaaactggagaaactcgGGTGTGTTTTCTTTGAATTAGTGTCgacaaaaatgtttaaaacatttttaaaatgttgGCCGGACATAATACGAAGGTGAGGGGGTCATAATGTAAAGAAAAAAGGGAGACCAAGACAAGATTATTATGAATGGTCTTCTGGATCCATGAACTCGGGTCTAAGTTCCCTAAGGggatggattttaattgtttcTTATAATATGATGAGTTGGATATTTTTGGATTCTCTTATCTGATTCCTTCACAACATGTTTACTTTCTGTTGGATTCAATTCATTTCTATATTTATAAGTGCTTTACTATCACTTTACAGGTGTAGCTAATTTGGGTATTTTAAAAGTGAGCAGTTTAGTGCTGATCATTCAACAGGCAAATTCCATTTGGCTTTCATATTTAAGATAAGCCATTTTTGCAGCAGACAGGCTTGTTGAACAGTAGGAGCCAAAATATTATGGAAAGAATGCCTAGAAATCTTACATTTTACTCAGCTTGTAGTACTGAGTGCCTTCTTTAAACTGTCATCTGCTATTTTTTTCTTCTAATTTACAGATTAGCTAACTGTAATCTCACGATAAAATCCAGTGAATCACTCTACTCTGTTTTTACATCTGAAAACAATCTGCGAGATCTGGATATCAGTAACAATGATCTACAGGATTCAGGAGTGGCGAAACTCTCTTCTGCACTGACGaatccacactgtaaactggaaaGCCTCAGGTAGACTGTCTGTAAATGAATTCCTATATGATGCAGAAATCCATCTGATTTCCAATATGATGCAGAAtactgtacaaacacacaaacacaaatacattgtCACGTTTTTTGTCGAAGCTGAGATTTGAAGTTGGGACACATAAAGCCTTTACAGCCTTCTTCGCTCATATAAATTTAAGTTCTGCTTGTAGCCATTAAGAATAATGTGTATTCAACGAAAATATATTGTGAGGGCAAGGTAATGATAGTATGATAAAATCTTTTAAATGTATAAGTATGTGAATGTGATTTGCCAACATATACTAGTACATATATGATTAGAACAATCATATAAATACTGACATGAACACTATTGCTAAATGCCATTTCAATAACAAATCAGTTAATGAATACTCAGCACTCATTAAACTATAGTGCATTACCCTGATACATGAACAATGATTAGATTTTAATAGATTAGATTTTTACCTCGGCAACAGTATGTGCCAAAAATGACAAATTCTGATGGTGGCACTTATGATGTTGGAAATCTTGTCTTTTGGGGGGGGTTGAGTTATTGgatattttggggggggggcaagtCCATTATCGAATAGTGACAGGCTATATATTACAACTGGGGGGAGCCGACGAGCTAGTTCTCGAAAACTCAGGCACAATCGGCCGTGATGGCCTGCAGCTGTCTGATCCCTTATTTAAGGTaggcagttgcagtgcctcactgctgagttgtttatAGCCCTGTTTACGCAGTCAGCCCCTTTTCTGGTGTCGTGATACGTTTTCTGGTGTCttctcaccacactctctctttccatttgTTCGAATGATTTTTCACTCCTTCGTCGCTTCTTGGCCTATCAAGTTTTTTTTGCTGTATTTTCTCTGTTGAGTTATTGGATATTTTGGGAAGGGATTTTTGTTACTTATTGCTATGTTCGGAaagccagctacttcccctggtggctttagttAGTTTGTTtgagtttatttattttctccCTTCCCACATTGAGTTGAGTTTACCCTTTTACCCCACCCATTTGTTCCCCGTGCGTTTATACGGCAGTGTTTTCTTTTATACACTTTCCCACAGTCGTTcaggcggaggtttcagttcttTGTTTTTTACATTGGACTAGCTCTTGGATTCGCCTATTGCTCAAAACCCTCGTGGTGGGTATTGTCACCTAATCCACTGTGTTACACTTACGAATTATGCAACTGGTGTGACGCTCGATATAGGAGGCACAACGAACGTCAAACTGTGCAACGTATAACATTTATTGAATTAACAAACAcgtgaagctccgtgcggagtgcaaacggaacacacacctctcacacaggcacgaaactttagacaaagacgagcacaagacactgcgcgaacgcacattatataggtgattaacacagaccctcgtgatctcgagacaaggcacaggtgatactacgaacacgctcacggacaacccacacccacggaactacttatatggacataacagcacgcagacaacatagcggcacgcccacagggaagggtccgggactgtcatCGTAACAACTGGTATGCACCACAAACAGAGGACAGGGCaatacagagaacaaaacacagCAGGGCTacatacaataaccagcaaaaATGGAGAAAGATAGAGTTTAAATATAGGCTACTATGACGCTAACATTAACAACTAACCATGAAACTAAAATCAACAATAACCAACTAAGAGTTTATTGTTGTAACTAAGCAAATGAAAACTGAAGGAAATATATTAATAGggagagtcctaaccaaggggATCCAGACAGGAAAAAGAACCAACCTGTTCACCTGTGAAAAATGAAAGGACCATAATAGATGGATGTAGAGGCAATTAATGAAGACTGATTACAGAGCAGAACGGACATAAAGGAAATTTCCTGGTCCAACTTCAGCCCATCTGTCTTCAACCACTGAGTTTGGCATATTTGGCATGTTGACAACAGCAAACGCACAAATATCGTCACAATTTCTAAGCCAGGATATGTTTGCTCTAAAttctgtctgtttgtttgtgacATCACTGTGATATTAGAATGTCATTTCATGGAGGGAGCAGAAACTATGACATGTGGATCTGGCATAATCTCATGATTATTACAGGCAGAGAAGTAAAATAAAGGGAAGACAATGCAACTGGAAagtttaatgaaaaaaaaaaaaactaaacattgTAAGGCCGGGAGCATGATAGGGAGGCAGATGTATGCAGATTAGTGATAGAAGATTTTATTCCGACAACATAGACAAATAATGATAAATCCTCCTGAATATAATGGCAGGGGATCCAGAACATAAACGAAGGCTGCTCACAACTGGGGATTGTCCACTCAATGCTTGAAATCCTttagaagaaaataaagaatATACAATAATAAGAAGGAAGGGGGAACGCTTGTACATGAAAGTGGCGGAAAGCCTTGGTAAAaccaatacttcgcaaccacaGGCAAAGAGCAACAGTCTTAAGTATCCTTATACTAATGAAGAACAGGTGACTAATATTCCGGTGAGTGGGAGCAGCATCTAGATAGCGTCGCTTGCTGGGAATTGGAGTCCCCCTGGTCACTGtcactgtcacggtacggcggccccctaccggtcgcctccgtctacagcggcagttgtcgtgttgttgttgctgtcgtgttcgtccctcaggtgggcgaaGCCCGCAATCCGTCTcatctgagggtcgtttgtttgtctatatatgtcttgtctttgtaccagttgaccgagTGATCGTTTCTTTTtaatttcgctcaccctgcccgtcacagaataactagccgctttcggaagccgccagtctccttttatttctcatttgttcgtggtcatgtctcgtggtaagtgtctgtctgcgtggtgtttgtgtgaagagttccgccgtgcttatgtgttgtgtgtgtggcacggcgagaaCCAGGGCTGTCTTTCCTGGGAAAAatctttgtgtttgttgtttgtttgtttcaagaGTTCCGCCAtgcgtctgtgttgtgtgtgtggcacggcgaggatcAGGATGTCTTCCCTGGGAAAGCTCTTGTTGTGTGGTTGATTGTTACGTGTGTACGGGTGAACGGAtggatggatcagtgtgcgttGCTCCTTTGTGTTTCACTGttatatgttttgtgtgtgacgctggtgccgctcgtcactgtcacCTCACTCCCCGtttgtcttgtgttttatgtggagGGTGACTGCGAACCTGAGTGGTGCGTCACTGAGGGTTCCCATTCGTTTGTcatttgtacaccgttttttttttaggtctagtttttgtgtgtgtgttttgtcctagcatgtttgtgatttgttacatgtaattccacgcatgctccccCTCCAGGGCCGGAGttggcccctttttcagcccaggagtttcatgcccaaatccagccgaaattatttttccctcccaatcggcccaaactagagattgacgtgagccggcccatcgggaatcctcccgaatctcccgattagccactccggctctgctccCCCCCCttaagtgtgtgttggggggggctgtggtcccgtgccaggGCGTAACTCCACTGGCCCTGACCAGAAATGTGGGGGGTTGTCTTGATTTGTAATAGAGACCCCTCTCCCATGGTAGGGGAATCagggtatgtgcatgtgtgtgttttgtgttggttggtgtgtgtgtgttttttatgtgcaggtgcttctccctggtggTGGATCGTAGTgatcctggaccttgtgggggtctccacctggcaggagcccccttatgttgtggggtgaccggagcctggtcttaaagagcccctcGAGGCTGGTGCCCcgggatgtttggggaccatgaggctccggtctgaagagctcctgctgaagatttGCATAGTTGCACCTATTCTTAAAAAAAACGGGCCTTCACCCATCCGACCTAAATAATTACCGTCcaatatctaacctttcctttctctctaaAATTCTTAAACGAACTGCTGCCAGTCAGCTACAAGATTACCTTATATTAAACAATCTCTTAGAACCGTTCCAGTCTGGTTTTCGTCCAttccacagtactgaaacagctctAGCCAAAGTCACTAATGATCTCCTCGTGTCTGCTGATGCAGTCTGCAagtgcagcctttgacacggtGTGTCATTCCATTCTTCTGTCAAGGCTACATGAACTTGGCATTGTTGGTACTGCCCTGGATTGGTTCTCATCTGACTGACAGGCAGCAGTTCGTCACCTTCTCTGGCCATACATCCTCAATCTCTCCTGTTTCTCAAGGAGTCCCACAAGGGTCTGTTCTTGGACCTCTCCTCTTTATTCTGTGTATCCTTCCCCTTGGACACATACTGCGTCGATATAATCTGGACTTTCATtgttatgcagatgacacccagaTTTACCTCAGCACCAAATCACTTCAAAATCCACCCTTTTCTCTCTTAGAGTCCTGCCTCTCTGAAATCAAGAACTGGATGAAACATAACTTTCTTATGCTCAACAGTGATAAAACTGAACTCATTCTTATTGGATCCAAATCGACACTGTCttatcaggctgtcttatgagaaaactgcgcatgctccggtcgcgtctcgtttactctgctgctgccttcactgaacacttgagcttcgtaatcaaggttcacttgacacgttgtgactgccgcaagggtccgcgcggcaaagcAATCGCGGTCGCGTCGTGAGGTCGTGcgcctctcgatttttgtgcgtgcgaagttacaaggtagaattcatgcacttgtacggaactttgaaggtccatttttagtatttt
Coding sequences:
- the LOC143501909 gene encoding NACHT, LRR and PYD domains-containing protein 3-like isoform X4, coding for MMEPHYSSSGAGTSDPKTVCLKSDESFHKDAPDNISHELNVSESGTETQRSASPVPSCVFMKSDRSMTEPLAFSSGSTPSDLRTETQRAASPVPSCVSVKSDRSMEETLTFSRGYTPSDLRQDFTDDAFSYTPVDADLLHRVSQRHKTSMKNKYESLYEGIKTSENKTHLDTFYTELYITEGDSERVNEEHEVIKMEKNPRKHRKKDTQINCSDIFKHVQSPERETEEAKIRVVLTKGICGIGKTVSVQKFILDWAEGKANQDVDFMFLFPFRQLNLIKDNHYSFYELLCDLYHEIKDLDPEKFYSCKAVFIFDGLDESRISLNLLSEKVSNITMTSSVGVLMTNLIRGELLPSALIWITSRPAAANQIPPQYVNRMTEIQGFNDPQKEEYFRKKISDQDQAEKIISHIRTARSLHIMCHIPVFCWISATVLQQIMKQTKQTEIPKTLTEMYSHFLCIQTHMMNEKYDMKSETDEIKLLQSHRSLIVKLAELAFKQLRKGNAMFYEDDLRECGIDASDTSVYSGMCTEIFGEESVLFQRKVYCFVHLSFQEFLAAFYLFHCYVIKNLVHVKSFIPPHWEKYTRSSPNVWTKDNKLHDLLVFVVDEAVKSENGHLDLFLRFLLGISLESNQRLLRGLLSYTLTSLESINMTVKYIIKQIKTKDLPTERSINLFLCLTEMRDMSLSIEIQEYLNSEKQSENWFSPAHCSAIAYMLQISEEVLDKMELKKFNTSEEGYRRLLPLIAKCRKALLADCNLTSRLSETIYNALTSENSQLNELDLSNNDFQDLGVKKLSDGLKISHCKLEILRLAGCNLTPVCSEHLSSALESENSRLRELVLSHIDFQDSGVEKLTTALKSSHCKLEKLGLANCNLTIKSSESLYSVFTSENNLRDLDISNNDLQDSGVAKLSSALTNPHCKLESLRISVCNIGNILALSLKQLANSSLKELDLSYNKLHDSGVKLLYSELKCSQLERLRLSGCLITKEGCKFLASVLSSYDSYLKELDLNYNQPGDLGVKLLSDPNCKLHTLRLASCHLNDKTCEILGSALKQETSPLRELDLSDNEIQDSGVKLLCGGLQSSHCKLEIIRLSGCMITEEGCSSLASALDSNPSHLKELDLTYNHPGESGVKLLSARLKDTHSNLRMKYAGKIRINPGPRKYACELTLDPDTAHASLSLTEGNRKVTCVERKSYPDYPERFDTLQQVLCRESLCGHCYWEAEWTGERAAIAVTYKGIQRKGGGRHSGFGRNIKSWMLYSSHNRFCVWHNETCTAISAPSSRSNRVGVYLDWPAGILSFYSVSSHTPTLTLLHTFHSTFTEPLYAGFWICDCESSVCLYKIE
- the LOC143501909 gene encoding NACHT, LRR and PYD domains-containing protein 3-like isoform X3 is translated as MMEPHYSSSGAGTSDPKTETQRSASPVPSCVFMKSDRSMTEPLAFSSGSTPSDLRTETQRAASPVPSCVSVKSDRSMEETLTFSRGYTPSDLRQDFTDDAFSYTPVDADLLHRVSQRHKTSMKNKYESLYEGIKTSENKTHLDTFYTELYITEGDSERVNEEHEVIKMEKNPRKHRKKDTQINCSDIFKHVQSPERETEEAKIRVVLTKGICGIGKTVSVQKFILDWAEGKANQDVDFMFLFPFRQLNLIKDNHYSFYELLCDLYHEIKDLDPEKFYSCKAVFIFDGLDESRISLNLLSEKVSNITMTSSVGVLMTNLIRGELLPSALIWITSRPAAANQIPPQYVNRMTEIQGFNDPQKEEYFRKKISDQDQAEKIISHIRTARSLHIMCHIPVFCWISATVLQQIMKQTKQTEIPKTLTEMYSHFLCIQTHMMNEKYDMKSETDEIKLLQSHRSLIVKLAELAFKQLRKGNAMFYEDDLRECGIDASDTSVYSGMCTEIFGEESVLFQRKVYCFVHLSFQEFLAAFYLFHCYVIKNLVHVKSFIPPHWEKYTRSSPNVWTKDNKLHDLLVFVVDEAVKSENGHLDLFLRFLLGISLESNQRLLRGLLSYTLTSLESINMTVKYIIKQIKTKDLPTERSINLFLCLTEMRDMSLSIEIQEYLNSEKQSENWFSPAHCSAIAYMLQISEEVLDKMELKKFNTSEEGYRRLLPLIAKCRKALLADCNLTSRLSETIYNALTSENSQLNELDLSNNDFQDLGVKKLSDGLKISHCKLEILRLAGCNLTPVCSEHLSSALESENSRLRELVLSHIDFQDSGVEKLTTALKSSHCKLEKLGLANCNLTIKSSESLYSVFTSENNLRDLDISNNDLQDSGVAKLSSALTNPHCKLESLRISVCNIGNILALSLKQLANSSLKELDLSYNKLHDSGVKLLYSELKCSQLERLRLSGCLITKEGCKFLASVLSSYDSYLKELDLNYNQPGDLGVKLLSDPNCKLHTLRLASCHLNDKTCEILGSALKQETSPLRELDLSDNEIQDSGVKLLCGGLQSSHCKLEIISRKHLLVFGNERRVTEDHRARGQDEVTQCISYCCRKNSRLSGCMITEEGCSSLASALDSNPSHLKELDLTYNHPGESGVKLLSARLKDTHSNLRMKYAGKIRINPGPRKYACELTLDPDTAHASLSLTEGNRKVTCVERKSYPDYPERFDTLQQVLCRESLCGHCYWEAEWTGERAAIAVTYKGIQRKGGGRHSGFGRNIKSWMLYSSHNRFCVWHNETCTAISAPSSRSNRVGVYLDWPAGILSFYSVSSHTPTLTLLHTFHSTFTEPLYAGFWICDCESSVCLYKIE